The genomic region GAAGAATTGACAAAAAAGATGTTGAAATTATAAAGCGCTATTTAGAAGACGAAACTTTTTACCTTCCGAAAGATAGATGCGGAATAGGGGATAAGCTGGCCGTTAAACGGGAATTCAAATTATTTGAAGCCAAAAGGAGCAGGGAATTTCTCTTCAACCTTATAAGAGAAATAGAAGAAAAGGAGAAAACGCTCTTTTACGTATCGGGTAAAACGTTAGAAATGCTGCCAGCAGTAGCCGGAAGAGAGAAAGAGGCCGTAGCGATGGAAGATTTTATTGTTTTCAATCACGAAAATAAACTCAGAGTAAAGGTAATAAATAGCAGTATTATAAACAAACCGGCACTAATAAAGGTACTTAACATGGAACTTTACGTTGATAAACTGCCGGAGGAATTTATCATAGAGTTTGAAAGGCCTGTAATGAGTAACATTGAGTACATTGCCAAAACAATTTCCATAGAAGGTCGATAATGGGCTGGTTTGGAAAATTAATGACAAAAGAAATAGAATTAACTACAGAAGAGACAAATAAACTAATCAGAAGCGGTGAGGTTGACGAGGAAGACCTTCCCTTTCTTTTAAAGGCTGTTAAAGAAAAAAGTCTTCCCTGGTCAACAGCTTTTGAAACTTTCTATGCTATTAAAAACTTCAAGCACTTTAAACGACCTAAACTATTTAAAAACTTATTTGGACTTTCAGAACAGGAAATTTCTGATCTCTTTTCAAAAGAAGTAGTAAAAGTTAAATTCCCTGTTGTAAAATATGGAAAGGGTAAAATAATAACGGCACACCTGGTACCTCTTCAGAACTCCGTTTTAAACTTTTCGAAAGTAGATGATGAACTGCTAAGTGTAATTAAAAGAGCAACGGGAAAAGGATTTGCTGTTACATTTGATTCTCCTTTTAGTCAGGACTCGTTTATGCTTGCTGTCGTGGCGGGGCTACTTGCAGAAGATAAACACTTTCTTTCTCATCTCAGTTTCACCGGAAGTGTTGATTGTTACAGAAATATTCTTTCTGTGGGTCTTATCGGCGAAAAAAAGAAGATAAGTGAAGAGCAAAATCTAAAACTTATAACTGCTGAAGACGTCAAAAATCTCAAACAATTGAAGTGCTATCTCAAACGAAGTATTCCTGTACCTTTCCCGCTAATGGTCGGAAAACACAAAGAAGCCGTAAAAATTTTCTTTAGAAATTTTGAGAAAGAAACTAAATTAAATTGTGATGCCGTGTCGAAGTTTTCCGGTATTTCCCTTTCCGATATGGGTGTAGTTAAAGGGAATTCCCTGGAAAACTCCCTCGAAGCCTTCCACAAACTTTTAGAAGAGGAATTTTCCAGTAAACTTTTAAAA from Desulfurobacterium sp. TC5-1 harbors:
- a CDS encoding SAVED domain-containing protein, with the protein product MGWFGKLMTKEIELTTEETNKLIRSGEVDEEDLPFLLKAVKEKSLPWSTAFETFYAIKNFKHFKRPKLFKNLFGLSEQEISDLFSKEVVKVKFPVVKYGKGKIITAHLVPLQNSVLNFSKVDDELLSVIKRATGKGFAVTFDSPFSQDSFMLAVVAGLLAEDKHFLSHLSFTGSVDCYRNILSVGLIGEKKKISEEQNLKLITAEDVKNLKQLKCYLKRSIPVPFPLMVGKHKEAVKIFFRNFEKETKLNCDAVSKFSGISLSDMGVVKGNSLENSLEAFHKLLEEEFSSKLLKVTGRREDAVFHITGVVSSLMYGAGIIFGVRKKAVLYHYQDGEYHPILAISRELKEIKRSRNWIKTSQIEKGSNKEAAITLHIASHNPLGSTRAFVKNYLKNASHFYITLKENTGNVPLNREIWKTVVSEIYSELNRLRSEYMVERFHIFLSIPCPMAFALGACAGKFIPATIYNYIPEKNSYSAVIETDKLKNIF